A single genomic interval of Meles meles chromosome 9, mMelMel3.1 paternal haplotype, whole genome shotgun sequence harbors:
- the XIRP2 gene encoding xin actin-binding repeat-containing protein 2: MERYQAAVSRGDYRTFSANMMEESGMCTVPGGLASVKKQFEKDKFASSCNTLSQYQYQHNNRSEQEVIHSSQVDISSNSQEMERNEQEVSKTHKSDVLGTEMASHLKKHTEEISQASQLHQYVQETVIDTPEDEEIPKVSTKFLKEHFEKSAQEKVPYSDKEMTPAKQSKIVSEYEETLKASSVVDTSSTSCMSTCQRKETSTTKHNDHSATSSTLVQVNASAMGKTEEFPPPPPDIFQTPIDMAAFSQSPEFPNPPRIPPVPKELYSKQRNLYELNRLYKHMHPELRKNLEKDYISEVSEIVSSQVNPGSSVSADVQQVRYVFENTNDSSQKALNSEREHLEWDEILKGEVQSMRWIFENQPLDSINNDSPDENNINKGIADQEIIAGGDVKYTTWMFETQPIDTLGDHSSGTEENAEKIPELARGDVRTARWMFETTPLDSMNKMHQEESGVTAVKDITGGDVKTVRYMFETQHLDQLGQLHSVDEVHLLQLRSELKEIKGNVRRSIKCFETQPLYVIRDGLGQMLEIKTVHREDIEKGDVRTARWMFETQPLDTINKDITEIKVVRGISMEENVKGGVSRAKWLFETQPLEKIKEESEEVIIEKETIIGTDVSRKCWMFETQPLDILKEVPDAGPLRSEEIIGGDVQTTKHLFETLPIEALKDSPDVGKLQKITASEEEKGDVRHQKWIFETQPLEDIREDKKEYIRTVKLEEVDRGDVKNYTHIFESNNLIKFDASHKIEVEGVTRGAVELNKSLFETTPLYAIQDHLGKYHQVKTVQQEEILRGDVRSCRWLFETRPIDQFDESIHKFQIIRGISAQEIQTGNVKSAKWLFETQPLDSIKYFSNVEEGESKTEQVTDIVKGDVKTCRWLFETQPMESLYEKVSLMTGSEEIHKGDVKACTWLFETKPLDTIKDDSEATVKLQTVKQEEIQGGDVRTACFLFETENLDSIQGEEGKEIKAMEMDIQAGDVSSMRHKFENQSLDSISSSSEEVLKKIKALKTEDIQKGNVLNCRWLFENQPIDMIKESQEGDELVKTVTDVQGGDVRKGCFIFETFSLDEIKEESDCLSTKKTITEEVMKGDVKSYRMLFETQPLYAIQDREGYYHEVTTVKKEEVIHGDVRGTRWLFETKPLDSMNQSETVYVIKSVTQEDIQKGDVSSVRYKFETQPLDQISEESHDAMPTVDHIQGGDVKTSKQFFESENCGKNSYIRTVSVNEIKKGNVKTSTWLFETHTIDELRGEGSEYEHIKTVTQEDMQKGDVKQAVWLFENQTLDSIKEADENTTKIIKEEIPPSDVKTTTWLFETTPLHEFNESRVEKVEIIGKSIKETLEELYSQKVIAAPGIIIEADEVGDVRMAKYKLMNQASPEIQKEDIIRVDLRNIMVNLLSKRDCTKKEIWVSEEEKGNVNLTKTQLLNRSTEFHTEKEEIVSGDVQQAIKNLFSEERSVKKGILIQEDERGDINMTIYCLLHENAGDTVEREEVIGGDVKRTIHNLLSSISNNKISERTKIDASERGNVQFFTTCIEIGALDYLKQLQMESSETLTARKQEREEEIIGGDVEGTKLLLKKRQSQVERTVRETDIIPGDVHNTVKVFMTEPQMTCCKTPKEEIIKGDLKSTLNSLSQAINQKTVAKTEEIIKGDMLATLESLKESNHQWKESKQPNAIPGDIEKAIECLEKTANTRTEILKKELIRDDLEISLRNLKEAERAFKEVDKRAVVKEDVKGVRGGSSEEQKTKIHQVAVQRDIKSVLQPRPGPFEPAARWQGRADVPNQTTGKSYHGNLTEERTEVTLPKAPKGTVKIVIDREQNNDALEKSLRKLSNSHHKAINNVLESEDKIGLWTDTTTEQHLSDEHVSRQLTSTVSAKENLKTKKSETVTEQKNAFFNSIQSVNKTVEKEQTQTCKLRNDHQRTESFSVKSPKNTKNTKIPTDKQSLKASPTQGLVNMTVRETCEASEDLQTQTLLKQELQCSNKYIQKKNMNPQPTLPTDQDISDVTQVKVSPKSHSKFKATDKKQADVHLKSQDFLMKTNTSTDLKMAMEMSFNSINGNPANNGKESECSLPPPSPPPPPPSNASSEIEFPLPPPPPLMMLPEKNAPEMIKAEFESFPSLPLPPPPEDDKSERERLSAFPPPPPPPTPSLKPAHLLSSVQEKHRGTFIQYSQEGSSSRQTHSQANVLTGKSGVLLPPPTLPKPKFPKQIEDKKNRSSPKVELETSLPDTECKIIPPKGQERVIMATSCEQTEMKKIMSRRSLDERKQLSMDSRRSLSQTVPETSLTKEKTMAPLIKSHSFSADSGQQSPKPYMRKFKTPLMIAEEKYRQQREELEKQKLESSCYNIVKRESPNQNVPELQKEVPLQKTNEEAPLPGLDSGVTLVQPNPYSQSHSQVLGVHTDNQLSTTRAGTVTTEGVQHVLAASEEKVTTKKEALQSSWDMSQSMSACEIKQRHQEYNAQETQQKYLEDLHLSQRKPVSPSFKVKTIKLPPADHKSNEADHIYESHRKQSDIDVQTISKEQYQKTDKTEASTDYSNKQSVAEKYYQLPKKEKRVTIKLPTEPTEKSHESKLNIVPEKQREFRGSESGKPPGSERTNQEPSTIGPKKERLIVERKQERLNKSSQKVVKQNVTDVHLDSQTQNFQQMQILTSGSQAEHKKLPQPYNNLQEEKCLGVKGIQQKQVFSNTKDSKQEITQNKSLFSSVKESQQDDGTCAINILEFLRKREELQQILSRVKQFEVEPDKNGFKTFQTLLNIIPVWLLSEEKRQYGVRIAMENNIEKIKEEITHIKTQAEEMLVSCENIIQTAMMSSKVEKQRNKPTSLNESSSELSNVRERQENTMVEKTELRQVATQQEAAARNHVKTHQEIKLEESKVSPPSLKTRPPSPTFITIESTARRPETSPKDELSRSLKKDGFAEASPRSSAPQTSRAGPAKASPSPPRSRSEQLVRLKDTTAKLARGAAPCPSGTPVPLVEKRSEIITSPATLRRQIKIETRGRDSPPTITIPISVNHVDGGSFRGSRETQEEIRQVEKMATYVHQDAGGSAPRRPPDAESFDSVEIIRTVQGPRRVEHAQRFDAASREVGMADSFLSDRENEIDRWFREFEAGPLFEAKSTRRVYTNGEADHSVKQESRSFCKEEYGSTSVENSSFTGFSCNRARELQESIPVRHPSIRSETRSVSECFSGVDAFEDRVVGSTMTTVSSSHGSEAGKSGFDFKHAPPTYEDVIAGHSLDISDSPKELRRNFQKAWQESESMFQSLRFATSDASATEMRTTFQEESAFISEAATPRQGNMYTLSKDCLSNGEPSSRQAEFP, from the exons ATGGAGAGGTACCAGGCAGCTGTTTCCAGGGGTGACTACCGCACCTTCTCTGCCAAT ATGATGGAAGAATCTGGAATGTGCACAGTGCCTGGTGGTTTGGCCAGCGTGAAGAAACAATTTGAGAAGGACAAATTTGCTTCTTCTTGTAATACCTTGTCTCAGTACCAATACCAACACAACAACAGATCTGAGCAG gagGTAATCCACAGTAGCCAGGTCGACATTTCAAGTAACAGCCAggagatggaaagaaatgaacaagAAGTTTCCAAAACACACAAAAGTGATGTTCTTGGAACAGAAATG GCCTCTCATCTTAAAAAGCACACTGAGGAAATAAGCCAAGCTTCTCAGCTCCATCAGTATGTTCAAGAAACAG tCATTGATACACCTGAGGATGAAGAGATTCCGAAGGTTTCaactaagtttttaaaagagCACTTTGAAAAGTCTGCCCAGGAAAAGGTCCCTTATTCTGACAAAGAGATGACCCCAGCCAAGCAGAGTAAA ATCGTAAGTGAATATGAAGAGACTTTAAAAGCATCATCAGTTGTGGATACCTCTTCCACGTCCTGCATGTCGACCTGCCAGAGGAAGGAAACATCAACCACAAAACACAATGACCATAGTGCCACTTCCTCAACTCTGGTACAAGTTAATGCCTCCGCTATGGGAAAAACAGAAGaatttcctcctcccccacctgatATATTTCAAACTCCAATAGATATGGCAGCATTTTCCCAGTCCCCTGAATTCCCCAACCCTCCTAGAATACCACCAGTACCCAAAGAATTATATTCTAAGCAAAGAAATTTGTACGAATTAAACCGTTTATATAAACACATGCATCCTGAGTTaagaaaaaacttagaaaaagatTATATCAGTGAGGTTTCTGAAATTGTCTCTAGTCAAGTGAACCCAGGGAGCTCAGTTTCAGCAGATGTGCAACAAGTCCGGTATGTTTTTGAAAATACGAATGACAGTTCTCAAAAAGCTCTGAACTCAGAAAGAGAACACTTGGAGTGGGATGAAATTCTGAAAGGGGAGGTACAGTCCATGAGATGGATCTTTGAGAACCAGCCTTTAGACTCCATCAATAATGACTCTCCAGATGAAAATAATATCAACAAGGGCATTGCTGATCAAGAAATCATTGCTGGTGGTGATGTGAAATATACCACGTGGATGTTTGAAACCCAACCCATAGATACACTGGGGGATCATTCTTCTGGCACTGAAGAAAATGCTGAGAAAATTCCTGAGCTAGCCAGAGGAGATGTCCGCACAGCCCGGTGGATGTTTGAAACAACGCCATTAGACTCAATGAATAAAATGCATCAAGAAGAATCAGGGGTAACTGCTGTAAAGGACATAACTGGTGGGGATGTCAAGACTGTGAGATATATGTTTGAAACTCAACATCTGGATCAGCTAGGACAGCTTCATTCAGTGGATGAAGTTCACTTATTGCAACTCAGGTCTGAGCTCAAAGAAATTAAGGGAAATGTTAGGAGAagtataaaatgttttgaaaccCAACCATTATATGTTATTAGAGATGGTTTAGGTCAAATGctagaaattaaaactgttcATAGAGAAGACATTGAAAAGGGAGATGTGAGAACAGCACGTTGGATGTTTGAAACACAGCCCTTGGACACAATTAACAAGGATATCACGGAAATTAAAGTTGTCCGAGGAATATCCATGGAAGAAAATGTCAAAGGTGGAGTGAGTAGGGCAAAGTGGTTATTTGAAACTCAACCTTtggagaaaatcaaagaagagtcAGAAGAGGTCATCATTGAAAAGGAAACAATAATAGGTACAGATGTCTCCAGAAAGTGTTGGATGTTTGAAACTCAGCCATTAGACATTCTAAAAGAAGTTCCTGATGCAGGTCCTCTAAGATCTGAAGAGATAATAGGGGGTGATGTACAAACTACTAAGCATCTATTTGAAACACTTCCAATAGAGGCTTTAAAAGATAGCCCTGATGtaggaaaacttcaaaaaattacTGCCTCTGAAGAAGAAAAGGGGGATGTTAGGCACCAAAAATGGATTTTCGAAACCCAACCCCTGGAAGACATTAGAGAAGATAAAAAAGAGTACATACGAACAGTGAAACTTGAAGAAGTTGACAGAGGAGATGTAAAGAATTACACACATATCTTTGAATCaaacaatttaattaaatttgatGCATCACATAAAATAGAGGTGGAAGGAGTCACCAGAGGTGCTGTAGAGTTAAACAAATCACTCTTTGAAACAACACCACTATATGCCATTCAAGATCACCTTGGGAAATATCATCAAGTCAAGACAGTCCAACAAGAAGAAATCCTAAGAGGTGATGTGAGAAGTTGTAGGTGGCTTTTTGAAACAAGGCCCATTGACCAGTTTGATGAAAGCATTCATAAATTCCAGATAATTAGAGGAATATCTGCTCAAGAAATACAGACCGGAAATGTGAAATCTGCTAAATGGTTATTTGAAACCCAGCCTCTTGATTCGATTAAGTATTTTAGTAatgtggaagaaggagaaagtaaAACTGAACAAGTGACAGATATTGTTAAAGGGGATGTCAAAACTTGCAGGTGGCTTTTTGAAACCCAACCAATGGAGTCTCTTTATGAAAAAGTTTCATTAATGACCGGCAGTGAAGAAATTCATAAGGGAGATGTCAAAGCCTGTACCTGGCTCTTTGAAACTAAGCCACTTGACACCATAAAAGATGACTCCGAAGCAACAGTCAAATTGCAAACTGTAAAACAGGAAGAGATCCAAGGTGGGGATGTTCGTACAgcatgttttctttttgagaCAGAAAATTTGGACAGCAtacaaggagaagaaggaaaagaaatcaaggcCATGGAAATGGATATCCAAGCTGGGGATGTCTCCAGCATGCGGCataaatttgaaaatcaatcGTTAGATTCTATAAGTTCCAGTTCAGAAGAAGTTTTGAAAAAGATCAAAGCCCTAAAGACTGAAGATATTCAGAAAGGTAATGTTTTAAATTGCAGGTGGCTTTTTGAAAACCAACCAATTGATATGATAAAAGAGAGTCAAGAAGGTGATGAATTAGTTAAGACAGTGACAGATGTACAAGGCGGGGATGTAAGAAAGGGGTGCTTTATTTTTGAGACTTTTTCTTTAGATGAGATTAAAGAAGAATCTGACTGTCTCAGCACCAAGAAAACAATTACTGAAGAAGTAATGAAGGGTGACGTAAAAAGCTATAGAATGCTCTTTGAAACCCAGCCACTCTATGCAATTCAAGACCGAGAAGGGTATTACCATGAAGTGACAACagttaaaaaggaagaagtaattcATGGAGATGTACGAGGAACTAGGTGGCTTTTTGAAACAAAACCACTAGACTCAATGAATCAGTCAGAGACTGTGTATGTTATTAAGTCTGTCACACAGGAAGACATTCAGAAGGGAGATGTTAGTTCTGTCAGATACAAATTTGAAACCCAGCCGCTGGATCAGATTTCAGAAGAATCACATGATGCTATGCCCACTGTGGACCATATTCAAGGTGGGGATGTAAAGACAAGTAAACAATTTTTTGAGTCTGAAAATTGTGGTAAGAATAGTTATATAAGAACAGTAAGTGTCAACGAAATAAAAAAGGGCAATGTTAAAACATCTACTTGGCTATTTGAAACCCACACCATAGATGAGCTGAGAGGAGAAGGGTCAGAATATGAACATATCAAAACAGTCACCCAGGAAGATATGCAGAAAGGCGATGTTAAGCAGGCAGTATGGCTTTTTGAAAATCAAACTCTGGATTCTATTAAGGAAGCAGATGAAAACACCACAAAAATCATCAAGGAGGAAATCCCTCCCTCTGATGTCAAGACAACTACATGGCTCTTTGAAACTACACCCCTTCATGAATTTAATGAAAGTAGGGTAGAGAAGGTAGAAATTATTGGCAAGAGCATTAAGGAAACGTTAGAAGAACTCTACTCTCAAAAAGTTATTGCGGCTCCTGGAATCATCATTGAAGCTGATGAAGTTGGGGATGTTCGAATGGCAAAATACAAGCTAATGAATCAAGCATCTCCTGAGATACAGAAAGAAGACATTATCAGGGTTGATCTTAGAAATATAATGGTGAACCTGCTTTCCAAAAGAGACTgtacaaaaaaggaaatttgggttagtgaagaagagaagggaaatgttAATTTGACCAAAACTCAATTATTAAACAGATCAACGGAATTTcacactgaaaaagaagaaatagtgaGTGGTGATGTACAACAAGCAATAAAAAACCTGTTCTCCGAGGAAAGATCTGTAAAGAAAGGCATTTTAATTCAGGaagatgaaagaggagatattaaTATGACTATCTATTGTCTTCTTCATGAAAATGCTGGTGACACAGTTGAGCGTGAAGAAGTAATAGGGGGTGATGTAAAACGTACCATTCATAATTTGTTATCTTCCATatcaaacaataaaatatctgaaaGGACTAAAATCGATGCCTCTGAGAGGGGAAATGTTCAGTTTTTCACAACATGCATAGAAATCGGAGCTTTGGATTATCTAAAACAACTCCAGATGGAGTCAAGTGAAACACTGACAGCTAGGAaacaagaaagagaggaagaaataattGGTGGTGATGTGGAGGGTACAAAACTGTTACTAAAGAAAAGGCAGTCTCAGGTTGAACGTACTGTTCGTGAAACTGACATCATCCCAGGAGATGTGCATAATACAGTTAAGGTTTTTATGACAGAGCCTCAGATGACATGTTGCAAGACCcccaaagaagaaattataaaaggtGACTTGAAATCAACTCTAAATTCCCTCAGCCAGGCCATAAATCAGAAAACAGTGGCTAAaacagaagaaattataaaaggcGACATGCTGGCCACACTTGAATCACTTAAGGAATCAAACCACCAATGGAAAGAATCTAAACAGCCCAATGCCATCCCTGGTGACATTGAAAAAGCTATTGAATGCCTTGAAAAGACCGCGAACACAAGAACAGAAATCCTGAAAAAGGAGCTTATCCGAGATGACCTTGAAATATCATTAAGGAATctgaaagaagcagagagagcttTCAAAGAGGTAGATAAAAGAGCTGTAGTAAAAGAAGATGTGAAAGGTGTGAGGGGAGGATCCTCAGAAGAGCAGAAAACCAAGATTCATCAGGTGGCTGTCCAGAGGGACATAAAAAGTGTTCTTCAGCCAAGACCAGGACCATTTGAGCCAGCAGCCAGGTGGCAAGGGAGAGCAGATGTTCCCAATCAAACTACAGGCAAATCTTATCATGGGaatttaacagaagaaagaaCTGAAGTTACTCTCCCAAAAGCCCCCAAAGGCACTGTAAAGATTGTCATAGATCGTGAACAGAACAATGATGCTCTTGAGAAAAGCCTTAGAAAACTATCTAATTCACACCACAAAGCTATTAACAATGTGCTGGAATCCGAGGACAAAATAGGCCTCTGGACTGATACCACAACAGAGCAGCATCTTAGTGATGAACATGTGAGCAGACAATTGACTTCAACGGTGTCAGCTAAGGAAAATCTAAAAACTAAGAAGTCAGAGACTGTGACAGAACAGAAGAATGCTTTCTTTAACTCTATCCAATCTGTCAATAAAACAGTGGAAAAGGAACAGACTCAAACTTGCAAACTGAGGAATGACCACCAGAGGACTGAATCTTTCTCTGTAAAGAGTcctaaaaataccaaaaacacTAAAATACCAACAGATAAACAAAGCCTTAAGGCCAGCCCAACCCAGGGTCTGGTCAACATGACAGTCAGGGAAACTTGTGAAGCTTCAGAGGACTTGCAGACACAAACTTTGTTAAAGCAAGAACTACAATGttctaataaatatatacagaaaaagaaCATGAACCCTCAACCGACTTTGCCTACAGATCAAGACATATCAGATGTAACACAAGTGAAAGTCTCCCCCAAAAGTCATAGTAAATTTAAGGCAACTGACAAGAAGCAGGCTGATGTTCATCTGAAGAGCCAGGACTTTCTAATGAAGACAAATACTTCCACAGACTTAAAAATGGCAATGGAAATGTCCTTTAATTCAATCAACGGTAACCCTGcaaataatggaaaagaaagtgAGTGCTCtcttccacctccatctccacctcctcctccaccttccaATGCATCATCTGAAATtgaatttcctcttcctcctccacctcctttaATGATGTTGCCTGAAAAAAATGCCCCAGAGATGATAAAGGCAGAATTTGAAAGTTTCCCaagcctccctcttcctccaccaccAGAAGATGATAAATCTGAAAGAGAACGTCTATCAGCGTTTCCaccacctccccctcctccaactCCATCTCTTAAACCAGCGCATCTCCTTTCCTCTGTTCAAGAAAAGCACAGGGGAACATTCATACAATATTCCCAAGAAGGCTCGAGTTCTCGGCAAACGCATTCTCAGGCTAATGTCTTAACGGGAAAATCAGGAGTACTTTTGCCACCTCCCACACTCCCTAAACCCAAATTTCCCAAACAGATAGAAGATAAAAAGAATCGCAGTTCCCCAAAAGTTGAGTTGGAAACTTCCCTGCCAGATACGGAATGTAAAATTATTCCCCCAAAGGGTCAGGAAAGAGTAATAATGGCGACTAGCTGTGAACAGACAGAGATGAAGAAGATCATGTCTAGAAGAAGTCTtgatgaaagaaaacaattatcTATGGACTCTAGGAGGTCTCTCTCACAGACAGTTCCAGAAACTTCACTAACCAAGGAAAAAACAATGGCACCTCTTATAAAATCTCATTCATTCTCAGCAGATTCAGGACAACAAAGTCCAAAACCTTATATGAGAAAATTTAAGACGCCTTTAATGATAGCTGAAGAAAAGTACAGACAACAAAGGGAAGAGCTTGAAAAACAGAAACTTGAGAGTTCTTGCTATAACATAGTCAAAAGAGAAAGCCCCAATCAAAACGTGCCAGAGCTACAAAAGGAAGTACCATTACAAAAAACAAATGAGGAGGCTCCCCTACCTGGGCTGGATTCAGGGGTCACTTTGGTTCAACCTAACCCATACTCCCAAAGTCATTCTCAAGTCCTAGGAGTGCATACGGACAACCAGCTTTCCACAACACGAGCGGGGACGGTCACCACCGAGGGTGTCCAACATGTTCTAGCAGCCTCAGAAGAAAAAGTTACCACAAAAAAGGAAGCTTTACAGAGCTCGTGGGACATGTCACAATCTATGTCAGCTTGTGAAATTAAACAGAGGCACCAGGAGTATAATGCACAAGAAACACAACAGAAATATCTGGAGGACTTGCATTTGTCCCAAAGAAAACCTGTTTCCCCAAGTTTCAAAGTTAAAACTATCAAGCTTCCACCTGCAGATCACAAATCAAATGAAGCAGACCACATCTATGAAAGCCACAGAAAGCAATCCGACATTGATGTTCAAACCATTAGCAAAGAACAGTACCAGAAAACCGACAAAACTGAAGCAAGCACTGACTATAGTAATAAGCAATCTGTAGCTGAAAAATATTATCAATTACctaagaaggagaaaagagtaaCAATAAAACTACCTACGGAACCCACGGAGAAAAGCCATGAAAGTAAACTCAATATAGTTCCTGAGAAGCAAAGAGAATTTAGAGGATCTGAGAGTGGGAAACCTCCAGGAAGTGAAAGAACAAATCAGGAACCATCAACAATTGGTCCAAAGAAAGAGAGACTAATagttgaaagaaaacaagaacgTTTGAATAAATCATCACAGAAGGTAGTCAAGCAAAATGTTACTGATGTACATCTTGATTCACAGACACAGAATTTTCAGCAAATGCAAATACTGACTTCTGGAAGTCAAGCTGAACATAAAAAATTGCCCCAGCCATATAATAATCTGCAGGAAGAAAAATGTCTTGGAGTCAAGGGCATACAACAGAAACAAGTCTTTTCTAATACTAAAGATTCAAAGCAAGAGATTACACAGAACAAATCTCTATTTTCCTCCGTGAAAGAATCTCAGCAGGATGATGGAACATGTGCTATAAATATATTGGAATTCTTGAGAAAACGTGAAGAACTACAACAGATTTTGTCTAGGGTAAAACAGTTTGAAGTGGAGCCAGATAAAAATGGCTTTAAAACATTTCAGACCCTGCTAAATATTATTCCAGTATGGCTATTAAGtgaagaaaaaagacaatatgGTGTTCGCATTGCTATGGAGAACAACatagagaaaatcaaagaagaaataacgcATATTAAAACTCAAGCAGAGGAGATGCTTGTGTCCTGTGAGAATATAATTCAAACAGCCATGATGTCCTCCAAAgtagaaaagcagagaaataaaCCCACTAGCCTTAATGAATCGTCATCTGAACTGTCGAACGTTAGGGAACGGCAAGAAAATACAATGGTAGAAAAGACAGAGCTCCGCCAAGTAGCAACTCAGCAGGAAGCAGCTGCTCGCAACCACGTGAAAACCCATCAGGAAATCAAACTAGAGGAGAGCAAGGTCTCTCCTCCGTCCTTGAAAACACGTCCACCGTCACCAACTTTTATAACAATCGAATCTACTGCCCGGCGGCCAGAAACCTCTCCTAAGGACGAGCTCTCTCGGTCCCTGAAAAAAGACGGTTTTGCGGAAGCATCCCCGAGAAGTTCTGCACCACAAACATCCAGAGCTGGCCCAGCAAAGGCGTCCCCTTCCCCGCCCAGGAGCCGCTCTGAGCAGCTCGTCAGACTCAAAGACACCACCGCCAAGCTAGCCAGAGGGGCCGCCCCGTGTCCATCAGGGACTCCGGTTCCCCTAGTAGAGAAAAGGTCTGAGATCATCACGTCTCCTGCAACACTTCGGCGTCAAATTAAGATAGAAACTCGTGGTAGGGACTCTCCCCCCACTATCACCATCCCTATTAGTGTAAACCATGTCGACGGCGGCTCCTTCCGAGGCTCCAGGGAAACTCAAGAGGAAATTAGGCAAGTCGAGAAGATGGCCACCTACGTTCACCAAGACGCTGGGGGCTCGGCGCCGCGCCGGCCGCCGGACGCGGAGAGCTTTGACTCTGTGGAAATCATCCGCACGGTGCAGGGGCCACGGCGCGTCGAGCATGCGCAGAGGTTCGACGCTGCCAGCCGCGAGGTCGGTATGGCGGACAGTTTCCTGAGCGACCGTGAGAATGAAATAGACAGGTGGTTCAGGGAGTTCGAGGCTGGCCCCCTGTTCGAAGCGAAGTCAACCAGGAGAGTTTATACAAATGGAGAGGCCGACCACAGCGTTAAGCAGGAAAGTCGCTCGTTCTGTAAGGAGGAATATGGATCGACGTCTGTGGAAAACTCAAGTTTTACAGGCTTTTCTTGCAATCGTGCTAGAGAGCTGCAAGAAAGTATTCCCGTGAGGCATCCCAGCATCCGCTCTGAAACGAGGTCTGTCAGTGAATGTTTCTCGGGGGTGGATGCATTTGAGGATCGAGTCGTGGGGTCGACGATGACCACGGTGTCTTCATCACATGGCTCAGAGGCTGGCAAATCTGGCTTTGACTTCAAACATGCCCCACCGACCTACGAAGATGTCATCGCTGGCCATAGTTTAGATATTTCTGATTCACCTAAAGAGCTCAGGAGGAATTTTCAGAAGGCATGGCAGGAGAGTGAAAGCATGTTTCAAAGTCTGAGATTTGCAACCTCAGATGCTTCTGCCACTGAGATGAGAACCACCTTCCAAGAGGAATCTGCATTCATAAGCG aagctgCTACTCCAAGACAAGGAAATATGTATACTCTGTCAAAAGACTGTTTATCCAATGGAGAGCCTAGTAGCCGACAAGCAGAGTTTCCATAA